A region of Larimichthys crocea isolate SSNF chromosome X, L_crocea_2.0, whole genome shotgun sequence DNA encodes the following proteins:
- the pik3r5 gene encoding phosphoinositide 3-kinase regulatory subunit 5 isoform X2: protein MQHTSCTEDRIQHALDRCLDGLRQSPTAAHHWNVLMCSAGQSMNRWSLEELVKRDPENFLILLQQIIRKTKEVQEQCQYELVTPLAIMFSSTLLQTPYCPPDAELLEEAVQVFRHFLTWPEPYSSVCRNLLSTLQLEIKAPGISFQRLVREEQGLVTSSQSSKTMTVLLMNPSEVPADFLSVAEQLSCIQHSQKETYITLIKHAFQSTLSTKYPLHSIHRVLQAKTVNELGEIFSNVSDVLEAAAAMSDPLKGRSHVIQELERLRATMRIPASNGRKSDGMLQTLPLPTAKCYMFHWEKDNFDVLNTLLEHDPDDLTTNGQAEDEDLDDDDDDDDDDDREEVDGEDEEDDKEDEDLPSMSIMSNGCSTNHRASTFSTISTLSTASKDSMFSTLSVTSESYAPSLFSVTSGVDSDYFEDSDDYICSSPVAEKCSPKSVNKRLSQHLYRLFIKSPRSLSRAKSLGNTESKDLLVVREKRSNSLPQQVKLRSHEPLLHHPQSQTLRHVCFRRRPILSSDEDSKNTTLRVVVFGADHVAGKVARAYNSLRRKESACPRLSRAFKLQFYFVPVKRDSAGGPGSLRSPCSVVHTLKGGAQSDDLQLMGKGDSTNDIAHLLGMLDPWYERNTLSLLNLPANVVCQQTSKTESESYDSSYEQRLPILADLVLYYCRYAARPALIQLYQAELTLACGERRTEVFVHSLELGHTAGTRAIKAMGAASKRFGIDGDREAVPLMLEVVYNRVVISGRSQWKRESKVCTSVNLTKACKNPEELDSKMECLQLTMTEVLKRQNGKSKKGYNQQLSVTEVKVDKVQVSGAGNTTFAVCLDQDEKKILQSVTRCDISVCYKPDSSTDWRLRKSRTSAQIQPLNPTFCSLLCLPIVTFSGALP, encoded by the exons ATGCAGCACACCTCGTGCACAGAGGACCGGATCCAGCACGCTTTGGACCGGTGTCTGGACGGGCTGAGACAAAGTCCAACAGCAGCTCACCACTGGAACG TGCTGATGTGCTCGGCCGGTCAGTCGATGAACCGCTGGAGTCTGGAGGAGTTGGTGAAGAGAGACCCGGAGAACTTCCTGATCCTGCTACAACAGATCATcaggaagaccaaagag gttcagGAGCAGTGTCAGTACGAGCTGGTCACTCCTCTCGCCATCATGTTCTCCTCCACGCTGCTTCAG ACGCCGTACTGTCCTCCTGACGCCGAGCTGCTGGAGGAAGCTGTCCAGGTGTTTCGCCACTTCCTCACCTGGCCTGAACCGTACAGCAGCGTGTGCAGAAACCTGCTCTCCACACTACAGCTGGAGATCAAGGCCCCAG GGATCTCCTTCCAGAGGCTGGTGAGAGAAGAGCAGGGCCTGGTCACCTCCAGCCAGAGCTCCAAGACCAT GACGGTGCTGCTGATGAACCCGAGCGAGGTGCCCGCTGACTTTCTCTCCGTGGCCGAGCAGCTCAGTTGCATTCAGCACTCGCAGAAGGAGACCTACATCACGCTGATCAAGCACGCCTTCCAGTCCACACTAAGCACCAAGTACCCCCTCCACAGCATCCACAGAGTCCTGCAG GCGAAAACTGTGAATGAACTTGGGGAGATCTTCTCTAACGTCAGCGACGTCTTAGAGGCGGCCGCCGCCATGAGCGACCCCCTGAAGGGCCGCAGTCACGTGATCCAGGAACTGGAGCGACTGAGGGCGACGATGAGGATCCCAGCATCCAATGGAAGGAAGTCTGATG GAATGCTGCAAACTCTCCCGCTGCCGACGGCCAAGTGTTACATGTTTCACTGGGAGAAAGACAACTTTG ATGTTCTGAACACCCTTTTGGAGCACGACCCTGACGACCTCACTACTAACGGGCAGGCTGAGGACGAAGACCtggatgatgacgatgatgatgatgatgacgacgacagGGAGGAGGTTGATGGAGAAGATGAGGAAGACGACAAAGAAGATGAGGACTTGCCTTCAATGTCTATCATGTCTAACGGCTGCAGCACCAACCATCGTgcctccaccttctccaccaTTTCCACCCTGTCCACCGCCTCCAAAGACTCCATGTTCTCCACCTTGTCGGTGACCTCGGAGTCCTACGCTCCGTCCCTCTTCTCCGTCACCTCTGGAGTTGATAGTGACTACTTTGAAGACTCTGACGACTACATCTGCTCCTCGCCTGTCGCTGAGAAATGTTCGCCAAAGTCTGTCAACAAGCGTCTCAGCCAGCACCTGTACCGTCTCTTCATCAAGAGCCCTCGCTCACTGTCCCGGGCCAAAAGTTTAGGAAACACTGAATCCAAAGACCTCTTAGTAGTGCGAGAGAAGCGCTCCAACTCTCTACCACAGCAAGTCAAGTTACGTAGTCACGAGCCGCTACTCCACCACCCGCAAAGTCAAACCCTGAGACACGTCTGCTTCCGGAGGAGGCCGATTCTCAGCAGTGACGAGGACAGTAAGAACACAACGCTGAGGGTGGTGGTGTTTGGTGCTGATCACGTGGCAGGGAAGGTGGCCCGGGCCTACAACAgcctgaggaggaaggagagtgCATGTCCACGTCTCAGCCGGGCCTTCAAGCTCCAGTTCTACTTTGTGCCTGTGAAGAGAGACTCGGCCGGAGGACCGGGCAGCCTGAGGTCTCCTTGTTCTGTGGTTCACACTCTAAAAGGAGGAGCTCAGTCTGAT GATCTTCAGCTCATGGGCAAAGGGGACAGCACGAACGACATCGCCCACCTCCTCGGGATGTTGGATCCTTGGTACGAAAGAAACACGCTCAGCCTGCTCAACCTGCCCGCCAACGTCGTCTGCCAG caAACCTCAAAGACCGAGTCAGAGTCGTATGACAGTTCATATGAGCAGCGTCTGCCCATCCTGGCCGACCTGGTTCTGTACTACTGCCGCTACGCAGCCCGGCCGGCTCTGATCCAGCTCTATCAGGCTGAG TTGACGTTAGCttgtggagagaggaggactgAGGTGTTCGTCCACTCACTGGAGCTGGGTCACACGGCGGGAACACGAGCCATCAAGGCCATGG GTGCTGCCAGTAAACGGTTTGGTATTGACGGTGACCGGGAGGCGGTGCCTCTCATGTTGGAGGTGGTGTACAACAGG GTGGTGATCAGTGGGAGGAGTCAGTGGAAGAGAGAATCCAAAGTCTGCACTTCAGTAAATTTAACCAAAGCATGCAAGAACCCGGAGGAACTCG actcAAAGATGGAGTGCCTGCAGCTGACGATGACGGAGGTCCTGAAGAGGCAGAACGGTAAAAGCAAGAAGGGCTACAACCAG CAGCTCAGTGTGACTGAGGTGAAGGTGGACAAGGTCCAAGTTAGCGGCGCTGGAAACACGACGTTCGCCGTTTGTCTGGACCAAGACGAGAAGAAAATACTGCAGAGTGTCACCAG ATGTGACATCTCAGTGTGCTACAAACCCGACAGCTCCACCGACTGGAGGCTCAGGAAGTCCCGGACTTCAGCCCAGATCCAGCCTCTGAACCCGACCTTCTGCTCCCTCCTCTGCCTGCCCATAGTCACTTTCAGCGGGGCTCTTCCCTGA
- the pik3r5 gene encoding phosphoinositide 3-kinase regulatory subunit 5 isoform X1 encodes MQHTSCTEDRIQHALDRCLDGLRQSPTAAHHWNVLMCSAGQSMNRWSLEELVKRDPENFLILLQQIIRKTKEVQEQCQYELVTPLAIMFSSTLLQTPYCPPDAELLEEAVQVFRHFLTWPEPYSSVCRNLLSTLQLEIKAPGISFQRLVREEQGLVTSSQSSKTMTVLLMNPSEVPADFLSVAEQLSCIQHSQKETYITLIKHAFQSTLSTKYPLHSIHRVLQAKTVNELGEIFSNVSDVLEAAAAMSDPLKGRSHVIQELERLRATMRIPASNGRKSDGMLQTLPLPTAKCYMFHWEKDNFDVLNTLLEHDPDDLTTNGQAEDEDLDDDDDDDDDDDREEVDGEDEEDDKEDEDLPSMSIMSNGCSTNHRASTFSTISTLSTASKDSMFSTLSVTSESYAPSLFSVTSGVDSDYFEDSDDYICSSPVAEKCSPKSVNKRLSQHLYRLFIKSPRSLSRAKSLGNTESKDLLVVREKRSNSLPQQVKLRSHEPLLHHPQSQTLRHVCFRRRPILSSDEDSKNTTLRVVVFGADHVAGKVARAYNSLRRKESACPRLSRAFKLQFYFVPVKRDSAGGPGSLRSPCSVVHTLKGGAQSDDLQLMGQGDSTNDIAHLLGMLDPWYERNTLSLLNLPANVVCQQTSKTESESYDSSYEQRLPILADLVLYYCRYAARPALIQLYQAELTLACGERRTEVFVHSLELGHTAGTRAIKAMGAASKRFGIDGDREAVPLMLEVVYNRVVISGRSQWKRESKVCTSVNLTKACKNPEELDSKMECLQLTMTEVLKRQNGKSKKGYNQQLSVTEVKVDKVQVSGAGNTTFAVCLDQDEKKILQSVTRCDISVCYKPDSSTDWRLRKSRTSAQIQPLNPTFCSLLCLPIVTFSGALP; translated from the exons ATGCAGCACACCTCGTGCACAGAGGACCGGATCCAGCACGCTTTGGACCGGTGTCTGGACGGGCTGAGACAAAGTCCAACAGCAGCTCACCACTGGAACG TGCTGATGTGCTCGGCCGGTCAGTCGATGAACCGCTGGAGTCTGGAGGAGTTGGTGAAGAGAGACCCGGAGAACTTCCTGATCCTGCTACAACAGATCATcaggaagaccaaagag gttcagGAGCAGTGTCAGTACGAGCTGGTCACTCCTCTCGCCATCATGTTCTCCTCCACGCTGCTTCAG ACGCCGTACTGTCCTCCTGACGCCGAGCTGCTGGAGGAAGCTGTCCAGGTGTTTCGCCACTTCCTCACCTGGCCTGAACCGTACAGCAGCGTGTGCAGAAACCTGCTCTCCACACTACAGCTGGAGATCAAGGCCCCAG GGATCTCCTTCCAGAGGCTGGTGAGAGAAGAGCAGGGCCTGGTCACCTCCAGCCAGAGCTCCAAGACCAT GACGGTGCTGCTGATGAACCCGAGCGAGGTGCCCGCTGACTTTCTCTCCGTGGCCGAGCAGCTCAGTTGCATTCAGCACTCGCAGAAGGAGACCTACATCACGCTGATCAAGCACGCCTTCCAGTCCACACTAAGCACCAAGTACCCCCTCCACAGCATCCACAGAGTCCTGCAG GCGAAAACTGTGAATGAACTTGGGGAGATCTTCTCTAACGTCAGCGACGTCTTAGAGGCGGCCGCCGCCATGAGCGACCCCCTGAAGGGCCGCAGTCACGTGATCCAGGAACTGGAGCGACTGAGGGCGACGATGAGGATCCCAGCATCCAATGGAAGGAAGTCTGATG GAATGCTGCAAACTCTCCCGCTGCCGACGGCCAAGTGTTACATGTTTCACTGGGAGAAAGACAACTTTG ATGTTCTGAACACCCTTTTGGAGCACGACCCTGACGACCTCACTACTAACGGGCAGGCTGAGGACGAAGACCtggatgatgacgatgatgatgatgatgacgacgacagGGAGGAGGTTGATGGAGAAGATGAGGAAGACGACAAAGAAGATGAGGACTTGCCTTCAATGTCTATCATGTCTAACGGCTGCAGCACCAACCATCGTgcctccaccttctccaccaTTTCCACCCTGTCCACCGCCTCCAAAGACTCCATGTTCTCCACCTTGTCGGTGACCTCGGAGTCCTACGCTCCGTCCCTCTTCTCCGTCACCTCTGGAGTTGATAGTGACTACTTTGAAGACTCTGACGACTACATCTGCTCCTCGCCTGTCGCTGAGAAATGTTCGCCAAAGTCTGTCAACAAGCGTCTCAGCCAGCACCTGTACCGTCTCTTCATCAAGAGCCCTCGCTCACTGTCCCGGGCCAAAAGTTTAGGAAACACTGAATCCAAAGACCTCTTAGTAGTGCGAGAGAAGCGCTCCAACTCTCTACCACAGCAAGTCAAGTTACGTAGTCACGAGCCGCTACTCCACCACCCGCAAAGTCAAACCCTGAGACACGTCTGCTTCCGGAGGAGGCCGATTCTCAGCAGTGACGAGGACAGTAAGAACACAACGCTGAGGGTGGTGGTGTTTGGTGCTGATCACGTGGCAGGGAAGGTGGCCCGGGCCTACAACAgcctgaggaggaaggagagtgCATGTCCACGTCTCAGCCGGGCCTTCAAGCTCCAGTTCTACTTTGTGCCTGTGAAGAGAGACTCGGCCGGAGGACCGGGCAGCCTGAGGTCTCCTTGTTCTGTGGTTCACACTCTAAAAGGAGGAGCTCAGTCTGAT GATCTTCAGCTCATGGGCCAAGGGGACAGCACGAACGACATCGCCCACCTCCTCGGGATGTTGGATCCTTGGTACGAAAGAAACACCCTCAGCCTGCTCAACCTGCCCGCCAACGTCGTCTGCCAG caAACCTCAAAGACCGAGTCAGAGTCGTATGACAGTTCATATGAGCAGCGTCTGCCCATCCTGGCCGACCTGGTTCTGTACTACTGCCGCTACGCAGCCCGGCCGGCTCTGATCCAGCTCTATCAGGCTGAG TTGACGTTAGCttgtggagagaggaggactgAGGTGTTCGTCCACTCACTGGAGCTGGGTCACACGGCGGGAACACGAGCCATCAAGGCCATGG GTGCTGCCAGTAAACGGTTTGGTATTGACGGTGACCGGGAGGCGGTGCCTCTCATGTTGGAGGTGGTGTACAACAGG GTGGTGATCAGTGGGAGGAGTCAGTGGAAGAGAGAATCCAAAGTCTGCACTTCAGTAAATTTAACCAAAGCATGCAAGAACCCGGAGGAACTCG actcAAAGATGGAGTGCCTGCAGCTGACGATGACGGAGGTCCTGAAGAGGCAGAACGGTAAAAGCAAGAAGGGCTACAACCAG CAGCTCAGTGTGACTGAGGTGAAGGTGGACAAGGTCCAAGTTAGCGGCGCTGGAAACACGACGTTCGCCGTTTGTCTGGACCAAGACGAGAAGAAAATACTGCAGAGTGTCACCAG ATGTGACATCTCAGTGTGCTACAAACCCGACAGCTCCACCGACTGGAGGCTCAGGAAGTCCCGGACTTCAGCCCAGATCCAGCCTCTGAACCCGACCTTCTGCTCCCTCCTCTGCCTGCCCATAGTCACTTTCAGCGGGGCTCTTCCCTGA